One region of Methanococcus voltae genomic DNA includes:
- a CDS encoding tetratricopeptide repeat protein — protein MVKQSKLEIKYNLMDIRSNAKEYVKMKEYEKAKIVFAKGLKEYPNDIDLLYNMANVCKILEEYEEALKYYIKIIEISPPDCRTVNYIYSHKYVGDIYCILENYEEALKYYEKVGAFYSTAYDKNDYQIWGDYDYHYGEKGSHIKITQSTYNDLLDFLSKTIQLWQNNKLLYFYKGNLYRYFTEYEKALECYNKALDVDSKYTVVWCNKGNVYHNMKEYEKALECYNKALDVDSKYTVVWCNKGNVYHNMKEYEKALECYNKALDVDSENVIYLHHKAITLEWLGRYEKALSCYYKALKLYTGYSYILDNSRDTIDELIINSNDKGVSISYSFLWSILGDQYHEYGRYGEAIIRYDKAIKLNPNHIDALRHKAIALEKLGRYEEAKECYEQIKGMDMEETAYDLDYPLNQILYGPPGTGKTYNTIAKAVQIIDNLDENQIKEMTRNEIIQRYEELKENGQIEFITFHQSYSYEDFIEGINPETDEQGNISYIIKDGIFKEICNKALKNYKNSNNTNLNNRLDFKEAFEKLTEDTNFIDGETLKIETKQSYYNITDVTNTTIRFDKKNGSSKHSLCIATLKDMYNHKTTDKILTGGLKTYYDGLLNKLNNINEISENTPKKVENLKNYVLIIDEINRGNISKIFGELITLLEEDKRIGDKNEIRTTLPYSQDTFGVPNNLYIIGTMNTADRSIALIDTALRRRFHFEEIMPNSELLKDLVVKDINISKMLTAINQRIEYLYGRDQTIGHAYFMNLFDIEDEDEQFKELINIFENKIIPLLQEYSHENWENIQIILRDHYKHFKLNKELKEYDDELQNNRLIQSKICSKMDLIGFDHDDYEDCITYRVNPNINSSEAFIKIYDGNIIKDINKTIENKENKENKDKKDTDRDNI, from the coding sequence ATGGTAAAACAATCTAAGTTAGAAATAAAGTATAATTTAATGGATATACGTAGTAATGCAAAAGAATATGTCAAAATGAAAGAATATGAAAAAGCAAAAATCGTATTTGCTAAAGGTTTAAAAGAATATCCCAACGATATAGATCTGTTATATAATATGGCTAACGTATGCAAAATTCTCGAAGAATATGAAGAAGCCCTGAAATATTATATTAAAATTATAGAAATAAGTCCCCCCGATTGTCGTACAGTAAATTATATTTATTCCCATAAGTATGTTGGTGACATTTATTGTATATTAGAAAACTATGAAGAAGCTCTGAAATATTATGAAAAAGTTGGGGCATTCTACAGTACAGCTTATGATAAAAATGATTATCAAATATGGGGGGATTATGATTACCATTATGGGGAGAAAGGCTCACATATAAAGATTACTCAATCAACATATAATGACTTATTAGATTTTTTATCCAAAACCATTCAATTATGGCAAAATAATAAACTACTTTATTTTTATAAGGGTAATCTTTATCGATATTTTACAGAATATGAAAAAGCCCTAGAATGTTACAATAAAGCTTTAGACGTAGACTCTAAATATACTGTTGTATGGTGCAATAAAGGAAATGTATACCATAATATGAAAGAATATGAAAAAGCCCTAGAATGTTACAATAAAGCTTTAGACGTAGACTCTAAATATACTGTTGTATGGTGCAATAAAGGAAATGTATACCATAATATGAAAGAATATGAAAAAGCCCTAGAATGTTACAATAAAGCTTTAGACGTAGACTCTGAAAATGTAATATATTTGCATCATAAAGCAATTACTTTAGAATGGTTGGGGAGATACGAAAAGGCCTTATCATGCTACTATAAAGCTTTAAAACTATATACTGGCTACAGTTATATATTGGACAATAGTAGAGACACTATTGACGAATTGATAATAAATAGTAACGATAAAGGAGTGAGTATTAGCTATAGCTTTTTATGGAGTATACTGGGAGATCAGTATCATGAATATGGAAGATATGGAGAAGCCATAATACGCTATGATAAGGCTATAAAATTAAATCCTAATCACATAGATGCTTTACGCCATAAAGCAATTGCTTTGGAAAAGCTGGGAAGGTACGAAGAAGCAAAAGAATGCTATGAACAAATAAAGGGTATGGATATGGAAGAAACGGCATATGATTTAGACTATCCATTAAATCAAATACTTTACGGACCGCCAGGGACTGGGAAGACATACAATACAATTGCAAAAGCAGTTCAAATTATCGATAATTTAGATGAAAATCAAATAAAAGAAATGACCAGAAATGAAATAATTCAAAGATACGAAGAATTAAAAGAAAATGGTCAAATTGAATTTATAACATTCCATCAATCGTATAGTTATGAAGATTTCATCGAAGGAATTAATCCAGAAACTGACGAACAAGGAAATATATCTTATATTATAAAAGATGGAATTTTTAAAGAAATATGCAACAAAGCACTTAAAAATTATAAAAATAGTAATAACACTAATTTGAATAATAGATTAGATTTTAAAGAAGCTTTTGAAAAATTAACTGAAGATACTAACTTTATTGACGGAGAAACTCTAAAAATTGAGACTAAACAATCATACTATAATATAACAGACGTAACGAATACTACAATTCGTTTTGATAAAAAAAATGGTAGTTCAAAACATAGTTTATGTATTGCAACGTTAAAGGATATGTATAATCATAAAACTACGGATAAAATATTAACGGGCGGTTTAAAAACGTATTATGATGGTTTATTAAATAAACTAAATAATATAAATGAAATATCGGAAAATACTCCTAAAAAAGTAGAAAATTTAAAAAATTACGTTCTTATAATAGATGAAATAAACAGGGGCAATATTTCAAAGATATTTGGTGAATTAATAACATTATTAGAAGAAGATAAGCGAATAGGGGATAAAAACGAGATTAGAACAACATTGCCATACTCACAAGATACTTTCGGAGTTCCAAATAACTTATATATTATAGGTACTATGAACACCGCAGACCGTTCTATTGCTTTAATAGATACTGCTTTAAGAAGAAGGTTCCATTTTGAAGAAATAATGCCAAATTCCGAACTTTTAAAGGATTTAGTTGTAAAAGATATAAATATAAGCAAAATGTTAACTGCAATAAATCAAAGAATAGAATATTTATACGGAAGAGACCAAACAATCGGGCATGCTTACTTTATGAATCTTTTTGATATAGAAGATGAAGATGAACAGTTTAAAGAGCTAATTAATATCTTTGAAAATAAGATTATCCCATTATTACAAGAATATTCACACGAAAATTGGGAAAATATACAAATCATACTTAGAGACCATTATAAACATTTTAAATTAAATAAAGAATTAAAAGAATATGACGATGAATTACAAAATAATAGATTAATACAAAGTAAAATATGTTCAAAAATGGATTTAATAGGATTTGACCATGATGATTATGAAGATTGTATAACATATCGAGTAAATCCTAATATAAACAGTTCTGAAGCGTTTATAAAAATTTACGATGGCAATATTATAAAGGATATTAATAAAACTATTGAAAATAAAGAAAATAAAGAAAATAAAGATAAAAAAGACACCGATAGAGATAATATTTAG
- a CDS encoding McrC family protein gives MLKNHKSKNFVITEYGFIAKRMENKQEDDHIILKKDLFDSLKLCILKEGYDDFLTISYQKNHGEILKAKNYVGLIQMKNGLTIEILPKIHNNSFKDLKPNERIIKTRKIFLKMLKTLKDSPFKKLNHSNLKSENLPINEIFIKMFLDELDVLYKKGLKSDYKTVEKNLNVLKGRLKFKENIKHNYIHKERFFVEYDEFIKDMPENRLIKSTLNLLNHISKNPQNLKRINEYIHIFKINEVYRSKNVEKDFKYCKNKNNRLMTHYSNIMNYCNVFLKNQSFSSFKGSKVAFALLYPMEKVFESYVTHSVKKMDKFDYVNAQHSKYHLARFEDENSCKNLFKLRPDVYAESEDIIYLLDAKWKLLDVNAPNFGVSQSDAYQLLSYAKIYENKCGKPVKLGLIYPKTDKFVDKKYLTCNDCNNVELIIYPFDLGN, from the coding sequence ATGTTAAAAAATCACAAATCTAAAAATTTTGTAATTACTGAATACGGATTTATTGCAAAAAGAATGGAAAATAAACAAGAAGATGACCATATTATACTTAAAAAAGATTTATTTGATAGTTTAAAACTCTGTATTTTAAAAGAAGGCTACGATGACTTTTTAACAATTAGTTATCAGAAAAATCACGGTGAAATTTTAAAGGCTAAGAATTATGTGGGATTAATTCAAATGAAAAATGGATTAACGATTGAAATACTTCCCAAAATACATAATAATAGCTTTAAAGACTTAAAACCAAATGAAAGGATAATTAAAACAAGGAAAATATTTCTAAAAATGCTAAAAACCTTAAAAGACTCACCGTTTAAAAAACTTAATCATTCAAACTTAAAAAGTGAGAATTTACCAATAAATGAAATATTTATCAAAATGTTTTTAGATGAATTAGACGTTTTATATAAAAAAGGTTTAAAATCAGATTATAAAACAGTTGAAAAGAATCTAAACGTTTTAAAAGGGCGTTTAAAGTTCAAAGAAAATATTAAGCATAATTACATTCATAAAGAAAGGTTTTTTGTAGAGTATGATGAATTTATAAAGGATATGCCAGAAAATAGGCTTATAAAATCCACTTTAAATTTACTAAATCATATTTCTAAAAATCCGCAAAATCTTAAAAGAATAAACGAATACATTCACATCTTTAAAATAAATGAAGTGTATCGTTCAAAAAATGTTGAAAAGGACTTTAAATATTGCAAAAATAAAAATAATCGATTAATGACACATTATTCAAATATAATGAATTACTGTAATGTATTCTTAAAAAATCAAAGTTTCAGTAGTTTTAAGGGTTCAAAAGTAGCTTTTGCACTCCTTTATCCAATGGAAAAGGTTTTTGAAAGCTATGTAACACATAGTGTTAAAAAAATGGATAAATTTGATTATGTAAATGCCCAACATTCTAAATATCATCTTGCAAGGTTTGAAGATGAAAACAGTTGTAAAAACTTGTTTAAGTTGCGACCAGATGTTTATGCTGAATCAGAAGATATTATATATTTATTAGATGCTAAATGGAAACTTTTGGACGTAAATGCCCCTAATTTTGGAGTTTCTCAAAGTGACGCTTATCAATTATTATCTTATGCAAAAATATATGAAAATAAATGTGGTAAACCTGTAAAATTGGGATTAATTTACCCCAAAACTGATAAATTTGTCGATAAAAAGTATTTAACGTGTAATGATTGTAATAACGTTGAATTGATTATTTATCCTTTTGATTTAGGTAATTAA